The Parashewanella spongiae genome has a window encoding:
- a CDS encoding YcgN family cysteine cluster protein encodes MPFWESKSLAEMSTEEWESLCDGCGKCCLNKLIDDDTEKLYYTNSACKLLNLKQCSCKKYKNRLSIIPECTVIKIQDLPELDWLPESCAYKRLYLGQKLPSWHPLITGSKSEMHKKGMSVRGKAVCKTKIDDIENHIVSWPLEFIE; translated from the coding sequence ATGCCGTTCTGGGAATCAAAATCACTTGCTGAAATGTCTACTGAAGAGTGGGAATCATTATGTGATGGTTGTGGAAAATGCTGTTTAAACAAACTCATCGATGATGATACAGAAAAACTTTACTATACAAATTCGGCCTGCAAACTCCTAAACCTCAAACAGTGTAGTTGTAAAAAATACAAAAATCGTTTGAGTATAATTCCAGAGTGTACCGTTATTAAGATCCAAGATTTGCCTGAATTAGATTGGCTTCCTGAAAGTTGCGCATATAAACGTTTATATTTAGGGCAAAAGCTTCCAAGTTGGCATCCACTTATCACAGGCTCAAAGAGTGAAATGCATAAAAAGGGTATGTCTGTAAGAGGAAAGGCCGTTTGCAAAACAAAAATCGACGATATTGAAAATCACATAGTTTCTTGGCCTTTAGAGTTTATAGAATAA
- a CDS encoding Nif3-like dinuclear metal center hexameric protein produces the protein MTRNELISYLDNYLNVQQYKDYAPNGIQVEGRDQVRRIITGVTACQSLIEEAVKLNADAILVHHGYFWKGEPQVIVGMKQRRIKTLLMNDISLFGYHLPLDGHPVVGNNKQLGVKLGILNPTVIDGVEQNLIWKGDLIEAIPASEFSNLINMKLNRKPLHIGEPNSLIKSVAWCTGGAQDYIDIVANLNIDAFISGEASERTFHSATEQTIHYFGAGHHATEKYGVQALGEHLANQFGLEHHFIDIPNPI, from the coding sequence ATGACACGAAATGAGTTAATAAGCTATTTAGATAACTACCTAAATGTACAGCAGTATAAAGACTATGCACCCAATGGTATTCAGGTTGAAGGGAGAGACCAAGTTAGACGAATTATTACTGGTGTTACCGCTTGCCAATCACTCATTGAAGAAGCTGTAAAACTAAATGCTGATGCTATTTTGGTACATCATGGCTATTTTTGGAAAGGTGAGCCACAGGTGATTGTGGGGATGAAACAGCGTCGAATTAAAACCCTACTAATGAATGATATAAGCCTTTTCGGGTATCACTTACCATTGGATGGACATCCTGTTGTAGGTAATAATAAACAACTAGGTGTAAAGTTAGGAATATTAAATCCTACAGTAATCGATGGTGTCGAACAAAACCTCATTTGGAAAGGTGACTTGATTGAAGCTATACCTGCTTCAGAGTTCTCAAATCTAATAAATATGAAGTTAAATCGTAAACCGTTGCATATTGGTGAACCCAATTCATTAATTAAGTCAGTTGCGTGGTGCACAGGAGGAGCTCAAGACTATATAGACATTGTTGCAAACCTCAACATTGATGCTTTTATCAGTGGTGAGGCATCTGAGAGAACCTTTCACAGTGCTACCGAGCAAACCATTCACTACTTTGGGGCTGGACATCACGCGACAGAGAAATATGGAGTACAAGCCTTGGGTGAGCATTTAGCAAATCAATTTGGTCTTGAACATCATTTTATTGATATTCCCAACCCTATTTAA
- the minE gene encoding cell division topological specificity factor MinE, giving the protein MSLIDYFKINKKSSSASLAKERLQIIVAHQRGAQSTPDYFPKMKQEIVEVIRKYVQISEDQVSVHVDQNDENLSVLELNVTLPDGVK; this is encoded by the coding sequence ATGTCTCTTATTGATTATTTTAAAATAAATAAAAAATCCTCCTCGGCATCTTTAGCCAAGGAAAGATTACAAATTATTGTTGCTCATCAAAGAGGAGCGCAAAGTACACCTGATTACTTTCCTAAGATGAAACAGGAAATTGTTGAAGTTATCAGAAAATACGTACAGATATCCGAGGATCAAGTCTCAGTTCACGTAGATCAAAATGATGAAAATCTTTCTGTGCTTGAGTTAAATGTTACTCTCCCCGACGGGGTGAAATAA
- a CDS encoding YcgL domain-containing protein, with product MICAVYKSSLKEETYLFIEKKGQFDNVPEPLLAMFGTPQLLMLLPLSKREKLGIADINRVKEEILNKGFYLQIPPPKENLLDIHRKELGVEA from the coding sequence ATGATATGTGCTGTTTATAAAAGTAGTTTAAAAGAAGAAACATATCTTTTTATAGAGAAAAAAGGGCAGTTTGATAATGTGCCAGAGCCTTTATTAGCAATGTTTGGTACTCCTCAATTACTCATGCTTTTGCCTCTCAGTAAAAGAGAAAAGTTAGGCATTGCTGACATAAACAGAGTAAAAGAAGAAATTCTTAACAAAGGGTTTTACTTACAAATTCCACCTCCAAAAGAAAACTTACTGGACATTCACCGGAAAGAGCTTGGGGTAGAGGCCTAG
- the fadR gene encoding fatty acid metabolism transcriptional regulator FadR, translated as MIINAKGPASFAEKYIVRSIWDNKFAPGTILPAERELSELIGVTRTTLREVLQRLARDGWLTIQHGKPTKVNNFWETSGLNILETIADLNPEGFPLLVDQLLSARTNISTIFFRAAVRTNPQIVVEVLEQTHDIEDTAEAYSEFDYQLHHKLAFSCGNPLYVLILNGFKGLYSRVGRYYFSSSEARKLALDFYKKLEKLSIEKDYESVPSLMREYGMASGRLWASLRDSMPAEIAHES; from the coding sequence ATGATAATCAATGCCAAAGGACCTGCGAGTTTTGCAGAAAAGTATATCGTACGTTCTATTTGGGACAATAAATTTGCTCCTGGCACTATATTGCCTGCCGAACGAGAGTTATCTGAGCTAATTGGAGTAACAAGAACCACATTACGTGAAGTTTTACAGCGCTTGGCAAGAGATGGTTGGTTGACCATTCAGCATGGGAAACCAACAAAAGTAAATAACTTTTGGGAAACATCAGGCTTAAATATTCTCGAAACTATTGCAGACTTAAACCCTGAAGGTTTTCCTCTATTAGTTGACCAATTACTTTCTGCTCGAACTAATATAAGTACAATTTTCTTTAGAGCCGCAGTTCGAACTAACCCTCAGATCGTTGTTGAAGTTTTAGAACAAACTCATGATATTGAAGATACTGCTGAAGCCTATAGCGAATTTGATTACCAGCTTCATCATAAACTTGCTTTCTCTTGTGGGAATCCGCTTTACGTACTAATTTTGAATGGCTTTAAAGGGTTATACAGTCGTGTAGGTCGTTATTACTTTTCTAGCTCAGAAGCAAGAAAACTTGCTCTCGATTTTTATAAGAAACTTGAAAAGCTGTCAATTGAAAAAGATTATGAATCTGTTCCAAGCCTTATGCGTGAATATGGGATGGCGAGTGGAAGATTATGGGCATCTTTAAGAGATTCGATGCCTGCTGAAATTGCCCACGAAAGTTAA
- the minC gene encoding septum site-determining protein MinC: MLESNLELKGSSFTLSVLHLKSSDLQLLSRELDNKLNQAPQFFLGAPLVLNFSLIDNDNFDLIALRDILSNKKLVIVGITGAAQSINQQAKSIGLAIMKSGKSVNCPPPPARTTMLVKKTVRSGQQIYAKNADLIVIGAVSNGAEVIADGNIHIYGALRGKAMAGASGDEHSIIIAKKTEAELVSIAGQYWLTESLQEHCDGLSACIRLKNKSLIIESLAL; this comes from the coding sequence ATGCTAGAATCAAATCTCGAGTTAAAGGGTTCATCCTTTACTTTATCTGTTCTTCATTTAAAAAGTTCAGATTTGCAGCTGTTATCTAGAGAGTTAGATAACAAGCTTAATCAGGCACCTCAATTTTTTTTGGGTGCACCACTAGTGTTAAACTTCTCACTTATCGATAATGATAATTTTGATCTGATAGCATTAAGAGATATCTTATCGAATAAAAAACTTGTTATTGTAGGGATTACAGGTGCTGCACAATCCATTAATCAGCAAGCTAAATCAATTGGTCTTGCGATTATGAAATCCGGAAAATCAGTTAATTGCCCTCCTCCACCTGCAAGAACAACAATGTTAGTCAAAAAAACAGTTCGTTCAGGTCAGCAAATATATGCAAAAAATGCTGATCTCATCGTTATTGGTGCAGTGAGTAATGGGGCTGAAGTTATCGCTGATGGGAATATTCATATTTATGGAGCCCTACGTGGCAAAGCAATGGCTGGGGCTTCTGGTGATGAACACTCTATAATCATTGCAAAAAAAACTGAAGCTGAACTTGTTTCTATTGCTGGTCAGTATTGGTTAACAGAAAGTTTACAAGAGCATTGCGATGGGCTATCAGCTTGCATTCGCTTAAAAAATAAATCTTTAATTATTGAATCTTTAGCACTTTAG
- the minD gene encoding septum site-determining protein MinD produces MAQIIVVTSGKGGVGKTTSSAAIATGLAMKGNRTVVIDFDIGLRNLDLVMGCERRVVYDFVNVINQEANLNQALIKDKRCENLFILPASQTRDKDALTKEGVGRILDELSKQFDYIVCDSPAGIEQGAMMALYFTDIAIVTTNPEVSSVRDSDRILGMLQSKSRRAEQNLEPIKEFLLLTRYSPSRVKSGEMLSVDDVSEILAIPLLGVIPESQAVLKASNSGVPVILDEASDAGLAYSDAVARLLGENLPLRFVEEQKKGLLKRIFGS; encoded by the coding sequence ATGGCACAAATCATTGTTGTCACATCCGGAAAAGGTGGCGTCGGAAAGACCACCTCCAGTGCTGCGATTGCAACTGGTTTAGCTATGAAAGGCAATAGAACTGTAGTTATTGATTTTGATATTGGTTTACGGAACCTTGATTTAGTAATGGGTTGTGAACGGCGCGTAGTTTATGATTTTGTCAATGTTATCAATCAAGAAGCAAATCTCAATCAAGCTCTGATAAAAGATAAGCGCTGTGAAAATCTATTTATTTTGCCTGCTTCACAGACTCGTGATAAGGATGCTCTAACGAAAGAAGGTGTTGGTCGAATATTAGATGAATTGTCAAAACAATTCGATTATATTGTTTGTGATTCGCCAGCAGGGATTGAGCAAGGCGCAATGATGGCTTTATATTTTACAGATATTGCCATTGTAACAACAAACCCTGAAGTTAGCTCTGTACGAGATTCAGACAGAATTTTAGGGATGCTACAAAGTAAATCTCGAAGAGCAGAACAGAACCTTGAACCCATTAAAGAATTTTTACTTTTAACTCGCTATTCACCATCTAGAGTAAAATCTGGGGAAATGCTTAGTGTTGATGATGTATCTGAAATTCTTGCTATTCCATTACTCGGTGTAATTCCGGAATCTCAAGCTGTTCTCAAAGCTTCTAATTCGGGAGTTCCTGTAATTTTAGATGAAGCTAGTGACGCAGGACTTGCATACTCTGACGCTGTTGCTCGTTTATTAGGTGAAAATTTGCCTTTGCGATTTGTAGAAGAACAAAAGAAAGGATTATTAAAAAGGATATTTGGAAGCTAA
- the nhaB gene encoding sodium/proton antiporter NhaB encodes MPLTMGQAFIDNFLGQSPKWYKIAILACLIINPLVFFFVDPFAAGWLLVIEFIFTLAMALKCYPLQPGGLLALQAVAIGMTSPYQVLHEIQANLEVLLLLIFMVAGIYFMKQLLLFGFTKIITRVRSKIVVSLLFCASSAFLSAFLDALTVIAVVIAVAVGFYSIYHKVASGKNFHDEHDHTKEERQQLNEEELENFRGFLRNLLLHAGVGTALGGVCTMVGEPQNLIIAAQANWGFGEFALRMSPVTFPVFIAGIITCGLVEKFKICGYGVQLPEAVHKILSDYAEHEDRTRTQKDKVKLIVQALVGVWLVVGLAFHLASVGLIGLSVIIINTAFNGITDEHALGKAFEEALPFTALLAVFFAIVGVIIDQQLFGPVIQWALSFEGNTQLVVFYIANGLLSMVSDNVFVGTVYINEVKTALINGQITRDQFDLLAVAINTGTNLPSVATPNGQAAFLFLLTSALAPLIRLSYGRMVWMALPYTIVLSIVGVMCIQMGLLEDLTQYFYDSQLLMHHTVSEVLETAVSSH; translated from the coding sequence ATGCCATTGACAATGGGTCAGGCGTTTATTGATAACTTCTTAGGCCAATCGCCTAAGTGGTACAAAATCGCTATCTTAGCTTGTTTAATTATTAACCCTTTAGTTTTCTTTTTTGTCGACCCATTTGCAGCTGGTTGGCTTCTTGTAATCGAGTTCATCTTCACCTTGGCGATGGCTTTAAAGTGTTATCCTTTACAACCCGGAGGCTTACTGGCTCTTCAAGCTGTCGCAATTGGTATGACATCCCCATACCAAGTGTTACATGAAATTCAAGCTAACCTTGAAGTATTACTACTTTTAATCTTTATGGTTGCGGGCATTTATTTCATGAAGCAGCTGTTACTTTTTGGCTTTACTAAAATTATTACCCGTGTTCGATCTAAGATTGTAGTTTCTTTGCTCTTCTGTGCATCATCAGCTTTTTTATCAGCTTTTTTAGATGCTCTTACAGTGATTGCTGTAGTAATTGCTGTAGCTGTTGGTTTCTATTCGATTTATCATAAAGTTGCATCAGGTAAGAACTTCCATGATGAGCATGACCACACAAAAGAAGAACGACAGCAACTTAACGAGGAAGAACTCGAAAACTTCCGCGGCTTTTTACGTAATCTTCTGTTACATGCTGGTGTAGGTACGGCTCTTGGTGGTGTTTGTACCATGGTCGGTGAACCTCAAAACTTGATTATCGCGGCACAAGCAAACTGGGGATTCGGTGAGTTCGCACTTAGAATGTCACCAGTCACTTTTCCTGTTTTTATCGCTGGTATTATTACTTGTGGTTTGGTAGAGAAATTCAAGATTTGTGGCTATGGTGTTCAATTACCAGAGGCTGTTCACAAAATCTTATCAGATTACGCAGAACATGAAGACCGAACTAGAACACAAAAAGATAAAGTTAAACTAATTGTCCAAGCTCTTGTAGGCGTATGGTTAGTTGTTGGTTTAGCATTCCATCTTGCTTCTGTAGGTCTCATTGGATTGTCTGTAATCATAATTAATACCGCGTTTAACGGAATCACAGATGAACATGCATTAGGGAAAGCATTTGAAGAAGCTTTACCTTTCACAGCATTATTAGCTGTCTTCTTTGCTATTGTTGGTGTAATTATTGACCAACAACTATTTGGACCAGTGATTCAATGGGCTCTGAGTTTCGAAGGAAACACTCAGCTTGTTGTTTTTTATATTGCAAATGGTTTGTTATCGATGGTAAGTGATAATGTTTTTGTAGGTACGGTATACATTAATGAAGTTAAAACGGCTCTGATTAATGGTCAAATTACAAGAGACCAATTCGATTTACTTGCAGTGGCCATTAACACGGGTACAAACTTACCTTCAGTAGCAACTCCAAATGGACAAGCAGCCTTTTTATTCTTATTGACTTCGGCATTAGCTCCACTTATACGTTTATCTTATGGTCGTATGGTTTGGATGGCATTACCTTACACAATTGTTTTATCTATTGTTGGCGTAATGTGTATTCAAATGGGATTACTGGAAGATCTCACTCAGTATTTTTATGATTCACAATTATTAATGCATCATACGGTGAGCGAAGTTTTAGAAACGGCGGTTTCTAGCCATTAA
- a CDS encoding glycine zipper 2TM domain-containing protein: protein MLKPKMFTLLFLCLLTSITHATPYNRNKAEPVEKVIYGDIVSVRNITQKELVTDKNRGWKTFGGAILGGIVGNQFGKGSGRDIATVLGALAGGTIASQSNNQPRYKQYQLVELMIKQDDSQTVMIIQEKDSGMIFNSGDRVRVVYLIGRVRVDLAM from the coding sequence ATGTTGAAACCTAAAATGTTTACTTTGTTATTTCTATGTCTACTAACAAGTATTACTCATGCAACCCCTTATAATAGAAATAAAGCTGAACCAGTAGAGAAAGTTATATATGGAGATATAGTATCGGTAAGAAATATCACACAAAAAGAATTAGTAACGGATAAAAACAGAGGATGGAAAACATTTGGCGGTGCAATACTTGGTGGCATAGTCGGAAATCAGTTTGGTAAGGGAAGCGGTAGGGATATTGCTACTGTGCTCGGTGCGTTAGCTGGAGGGACAATTGCATCTCAAAGTAATAATCAACCAAGATACAAACAATACCAGCTTGTAGAACTAATGATTAAACAAGACGACAGCCAAACCGTGATGATTATACAAGAAAAAGATTCAGGAATGATTTTCAACTCTGGAGATAGAGTGAGAGTAGTTTATCTTATAGGGCGTGTACGAGTTGATTTAGCGATGTAA
- the infA gene encoding translation initiation factor IF-1 yields MAKEDNIEMQGTILETLPNTMFRVELENGHVVTAHISGKMRKNYIRILTGDKVTVQLTPYDLTKGRIVFRAR; encoded by the coding sequence ATGGCGAAAGAAGACAACATTGAAATGCAAGGCACTATCCTTGAAACCTTGCCGAACACAATGTTTCGTGTAGAACTTGAAAACGGTCACGTTGTTACTGCGCATATCTCTGGAAAAATGCGTAAAAACTACATTCGTATTCTTACTGGTGATAAGGTAACGGTGCAATTGACACCTTATGACTTAACTAAAGGGCGCATCGTTTTCCGTGCACGCTAA
- a CDS encoding lytic murein transglycosylase: MAVIRTIRSGLFCTSLLLAHSLSAEEQSFRQYADSINQEAIQLGVTEQTISIIEEKLKYFRKKVINNNADSSSEVHFEDFLTKSLADEKVDKLLNLFITYHQQLTEIGEHYQVQPRFILALWGELSNAGTSLDSFSVLSVMLSKAFISQSDFDRNQYLAAAEALNRNMVSIEELNSDHNGLMGQLKISPKFFEKYGQDWDSDGKFDIWHNKLDSFATIAYFLQQSGWDNSLTWGRQVKIKSNLTEPKDSYLGTKSFAQWGKLGVTKFTGSPLPNRPDVLATFLTPANTKDRHFLIYKNYKIIKTWPNFDDYKSLSVLFLSERLNASIKKWRSKQQLQTET; the protein is encoded by the coding sequence ATGGCAGTTATTAGAACAATAAGATCGGGGTTATTCTGTACAAGTTTACTTCTTGCTCACTCACTTTCAGCTGAAGAACAAAGTTTTCGACAATACGCAGATTCTATAAATCAAGAAGCAATACAGCTAGGTGTAACAGAGCAAACGATTTCTATAATTGAAGAAAAATTAAAATATTTTCGAAAAAAAGTAATAAATAATAATGCCGATTCTAGTTCTGAAGTACATTTCGAAGATTTTTTAACCAAATCACTTGCGGATGAAAAAGTAGACAAGTTACTTAATTTATTTATTACCTACCATCAGCAGCTCACAGAAATTGGTGAACATTACCAAGTTCAACCACGATTTATTCTTGCATTGTGGGGGGAACTTTCAAACGCGGGTACCAGCTTAGATTCCTTTTCCGTTTTATCAGTAATGTTATCAAAAGCTTTTATTAGCCAGTCTGATTTTGACAGAAATCAATATCTTGCTGCCGCAGAGGCATTAAATAGAAATATGGTGAGTATCGAAGAACTGAATAGTGATCATAACGGCTTAATGGGACAGTTAAAAATATCTCCTAAGTTTTTTGAGAAATACGGTCAAGACTGGGACTCTGACGGTAAATTTGATATTTGGCATAATAAGTTAGACAGCTTTGCTACTATTGCCTATTTTTTACAGCAGTCAGGTTGGGATAACTCTCTAACTTGGGGAAGGCAAGTTAAGATTAAAAGCAATTTAACAGAGCCAAAAGATAGTTACCTCGGCACTAAAAGTTTCGCCCAATGGGGAAAACTTGGCGTTACAAAGTTTACCGGAAGTCCTCTTCCAAACCGCCCTGATGTTTTAGCCACTTTCCTTACACCTGCTAACACAAAAGACCGTCATTTTTTAATTTATAAAAATTATAAAATCATCAAAACATGGCCTAATTTTGATGATTATAAAAGCCTAAGCGTCCTCTTTCTTTCTGAGCGCCTAAATGCCTCCATCAAGAAATGGCGAAGCAAGCAGCAACTACAAACTGAAACATGA
- the aat gene encoding leucyl/phenylalanyl-tRNA--protein transferase translates to MNSLTFLSDTNQPFPDTSLALDEPNGLLAIGGSLSTERLLSAYWNGIFPWFNQEDPVLWWSPDPRAVIIPGQLHISRSLSKFIRKSLWTISINKSFSQVIKQCAKLREKHQGTWITDEIQQAYINLHEIGQAHSLEVWEGEELIGGLYGVSVGRVFCGESMFHTRTNASKVAMYELDKHLQSNNFALIDVQLMNPHLKSLGAKTINRNHFIKLLSQLKSLHPNNNCWQPKILDE, encoded by the coding sequence GTGAATTCATTAACTTTTCTTTCTGATACTAATCAGCCTTTTCCTGACACAAGTTTAGCACTTGATGAGCCGAATGGACTGTTAGCCATTGGTGGGAGTTTATCAACAGAAAGACTCTTATCTGCATATTGGAATGGCATATTTCCGTGGTTTAACCAAGAAGATCCTGTTCTGTGGTGGTCACCCGACCCAAGGGCTGTAATAATTCCTGGTCAATTACATATCAGCCGTAGCTTAAGCAAATTTATTCGAAAAAGTTTGTGGACAATCTCTATCAACAAAAGTTTCTCTCAAGTAATTAAGCAATGTGCCAAACTTAGGGAGAAACATCAAGGTACTTGGATTACAGATGAAATACAGCAAGCCTATATAAATTTGCACGAAATTGGCCAAGCACATTCACTTGAAGTTTGGGAAGGTGAAGAGCTCATTGGCGGGCTTTATGGGGTTAGCGTGGGACGAGTGTTCTGTGGAGAGTCGATGTTTCACACCCGAACAAATGCATCTAAGGTTGCAATGTATGAGTTAGATAAACATCTTCAGTCAAATAATTTTGCTTTGATCGATGTCCAACTTATGAACCCTCATTTAAAAAGTTTAGGCGCAAAAACAATAAACAGAAATCACTTTATAAAATTACTTTCGCAGTTAAAATCATTACACCCAAATAATAATTGTTGGCAGCCCAAAATACTTGATGAATGA
- a CDS encoding arginyltransferase — MTEETDENESIYFGLTKPFPCSYLDNQQEQLLTLTEYPLDYLIYERLLTLGFRRNGNAIYKPHCQFCSQCRPIRLPVQRFCHSKRQKRTVKKNINFIWKCSSTAKDEYFYLYERYINERHDDGPMFPATKEQYQHFLFCDWLQPQFIELYDEDILIGVAVSDVLNNSISAVYSFFSTSYDKHSLGSYLILLQIELAKKLNKDYLYLGFQVDGNRKMSYKKNYRPFQILTENGWKPE; from the coding sequence TTGACTGAAGAAACAGATGAAAACGAGTCTATTTATTTTGGCCTAACAAAGCCTTTCCCTTGTAGTTATTTGGATAATCAACAAGAACAGCTTTTAACTTTGACTGAATATCCTTTAGATTATCTGATTTATGAAAGATTACTAACCCTCGGTTTTAGGAGAAACGGCAATGCAATTTATAAACCTCATTGCCAATTTTGTAGTCAATGTCGCCCAATAAGATTACCTGTTCAGCGTTTTTGTCACTCAAAACGTCAAAAGCGAACTGTCAAAAAAAACATCAATTTCATTTGGAAATGCAGCTCAACGGCAAAGGATGAATATTTCTATCTTTATGAGCGTTACATCAACGAACGTCATGATGATGGACCAATGTTTCCTGCAACTAAAGAGCAATATCAACATTTTTTATTCTGTGATTGGCTGCAACCACAATTTATAGAGTTATATGACGAAGATATTTTAATTGGCGTTGCGGTTTCTGATGTTTTGAACAACAGTATAAGTGCTGTTTATAGCTTTTTTTCTACTAGTTACGATAAGCACTCTTTGGGAAGTTACTTAATCCTTCTCCAAATCGAATTAGCAAAAAAACTAAATAAAGACTACCTTTACCTTGGTTTTCAAGTAGATGGTAATAGAAAAATGAGTTATAAAAAAAATTATCGTCCATTTCAGATATTAACTGAGAATGGATGGAAACCTGAATAA
- the dsbB gene encoding disulfide bond formation protein DsbB, protein MNQLTIFSQKRISWLLLIGTALGLEITALWFQYFMKLDPCVMCIYQRLAIFGIFAAGFIGFINPKSRAFRSIGVLLWGVSAAWGLKVAIELVQLQSNPSPFATCSFLPEFPNWMPLHEWLPSVFMPTGMCSDSPWSLFNVTMGEWMVVVFIIYIITFGLFSLPSLFGSLRKD, encoded by the coding sequence TTGAACCAGTTAACTATTTTCTCTCAAAAAAGAATATCATGGCTGTTATTAATTGGAACCGCATTGGGATTAGAAATAACCGCTCTTTGGTTTCAGTACTTCATGAAGCTTGATCCGTGTGTGATGTGCATATATCAACGACTCGCCATTTTTGGAATCTTTGCAGCAGGGTTTATTGGTTTTATAAACCCAAAATCTAGGGCATTTAGGAGCATTGGGGTTTTATTGTGGGGAGTAAGTGCTGCTTGGGGCTTGAAAGTTGCCATTGAGCTTGTTCAGCTACAATCTAACCCATCTCCATTCGCTACTTGTTCATTTTTACCTGAGTTTCCAAATTGGATGCCACTTCATGAGTGGTTACCTTCTGTCTTTATGCCTACCGGCATGTGTAGCGATAGTCCTTGGAGTTTATTTAATGTAACCATGGGAGAATGGATGGTAGTGGTATTTATCATTTATATAATAACTTTTGGACTATTTTCTCTGCCTTCATTATTTGGATCTCTCAGAAAAGATTAA